The proteins below are encoded in one region of Thermosulfurimonas marina:
- a CDS encoding phosphoglycerate kinase, giving the protein MRDLTALEVSGKRVLVRVDYNVPLAEGRVADDTRIRASLSTIRWLKEKGAKIILCSHLGRPKGVRVPEMSLRPVAERLSELLGSPVKFVEDCVGEAVEREVQNLKEGEVLLLENLRFHEGETKNDPAFAEALARLAEVYINDAFSVSHRAHASVVGVPERVAEKAAGFQLKREVDYLSRALEAPERPLVAVVGGAKISGKIEVLRNLLSRVDKLLIGGAMANTFLASQGFSLGRSLVEETELETAREILLAAREQGVKVYLPVDLVVAASEEEEGEEVPVSEVPEDKAAYDIGEETVALFVDALSGAGTIIWNGPLGLFERPAFAYGTIAVARAMAAENGLTLAGGGDTLAALKAAGVSSAFSYLSTGGGAFLEFLEGKKLPGLKALET; this is encoded by the coding sequence ATGAGAGATCTTACGGCCCTTGAGGTCTCCGGAAAGAGGGTCTTGGTGCGGGTGGACTACAATGTCCCCCTGGCGGAGGGCCGGGTGGCCGACGACACCCGGATTCGGGCCAGCCTTTCTACCATTCGCTGGCTTAAGGAGAAGGGGGCCAAAATTATTCTCTGTTCCCACCTGGGACGTCCCAAGGGAGTCCGGGTCCCGGAGATGAGTCTGCGTCCGGTGGCGGAGAGGCTCTCCGAGCTCCTGGGGTCTCCGGTGAAGTTCGTGGAGGACTGTGTGGGAGAGGCCGTAGAAAGGGAGGTCCAGAATCTCAAAGAAGGAGAGGTTCTTCTTCTGGAAAACCTCCGGTTCCATGAAGGGGAGACCAAGAACGATCCGGCCTTTGCCGAGGCCCTGGCCCGCCTGGCGGAGGTATATATTAATGATGCCTTTTCGGTAAGTCACCGGGCCCATGCCTCCGTGGTGGGGGTCCCGGAAAGGGTGGCGGAAAAGGCTGCAGGGTTTCAACTCAAGCGGGAGGTGGACTATCTTTCCCGGGCCCTGGAGGCTCCGGAAAGGCCCTTGGTGGCCGTGGTGGGCGGGGCCAAGATTTCCGGAAAGATCGAGGTCCTGAGGAATCTACTTTCCCGGGTAGACAAGCTCCTTATCGGAGGAGCTATGGCTAACACCTTTTTGGCCTCTCAGGGGTTTTCTCTGGGGCGTTCCCTGGTGGAGGAAACCGAACTGGAGACCGCGCGGGAGATCCTCCTTGCGGCCCGGGAACAGGGGGTAAAGGTCTATCTTCCGGTAGATCTGGTGGTGGCCGCAAGCGAAGAGGAGGAAGGGGAAGAGGTTCCGGTGAGCGAGGTTCCCGAGGATAAGGCGGCTTACGATATCGGGGAAGAGACCGTAGCCCTCTTTGTGGACGCCCTTTCCGGGGCCGGGACCATCATCTGGAATGGACCCCTCGGCCTTTTTGAAAGACCGGCCTTTGCTTACGGCACGATAGCCGTGGCCCGGGCCATGGCCGCTGAAAACGGTCTCACCCTGGCCGGGGGAGGGGATACCCTTGCGGCCCTCAAGGCGGCCGGGGTGTCTTCCGCCTTTTCTTATTTATCTACCGGCGGTGGAGCCTTCTTGGAATTTCTGGAAGGAAAAAAACTTCCCGGCCTCAAGGCCTTAGAAACCTAA